The Methanobacterium sp. genome includes a window with the following:
- a CDS encoding ABC transporter permease, with translation MLGIIIGVATLVLLIGAGTGMQSYMKEQTETMMGDISIYNSSGGAFMGSSGDSYLNNKTVSQIKNMSQLYDIKEETQFTTEMNRIPLFVFGINKWDQVKFNGTAGLVIDQSLVDKFGYKIGDEITIKGKKFTVTGITQQSAGMGMGIVYLDVEKAIPLNDYKVTSLTASAKGDPESAKKDVESQVPGTMAMTQSDFTKQIDNMMNGIMLFIGAIASIGLLVGVISIVNIMLVNVTERTREIGVLKAIGFTNREILGSILMEAGLLGFIGALVGLVMAAILLQLGIIFFGPLLGMEEVSLIHMLPPWLVLAVVGGATVLSILAGFYPAWRASRFNVVEALRYD, from the coding sequence ATGCTGGGCATAATAATTGGAGTAGCTACTCTTGTACTTCTCATAGGGGCTGGCACAGGGATGCAATCCTACATGAAGGAGCAGACGGAAACTATGATGGGGGATATTTCTATATACAACAGTTCTGGAGGAGCATTCATGGGTTCCAGCGGAGATTCGTATCTGAACAATAAAACAGTATCCCAAATCAAAAACATGTCACAACTTTACGATATTAAGGAAGAAACTCAATTTACCACCGAAATGAACAGAATTCCCCTATTTGTTTTTGGAATAAATAAATGGGATCAAGTCAAATTTAATGGTACCGCTGGCTTGGTTATTGACCAGTCATTGGTTGACAAGTTTGGTTACAAAATAGGTGACGAAATCACCATTAAAGGAAAAAAATTCACTGTCACTGGAATAACCCAACAGAGTGCAGGAATGGGGATGGGAATTGTATATTTAGATGTTGAAAAAGCCATACCTCTTAACGATTATAAGGTAACTAGCCTCACTGCCAGTGCCAAGGGAGACCCTGAATCTGCTAAAAAAGATGTGGAAAGTCAAGTTCCTGGAACAATGGCCATGACTCAATCTGACTTCACCAAACAGATCGATAACATGATGAATGGTATAATGCTCTTTATTGGGGCTATTGCCAGCATAGGGCTCTTGGTGGGCGTTATCAGTATTGTAAATATAATGTTAGTAAATGTAACCGAGAGAACCAGAGAAATTGGTGTTTTAAAAGCAATTGGCTTTACTAACCGTGAAATTCTGGGAAGCATTCTTATGGAAGCCGGCCTTTTAGGTTTTATCGGTGCATTGGTTGGTTTAGTTATGGCGGCAATCCTCTTACAGTTGGGCATCATTTTCTTCGGCCCACTGCTGGGAATGGAAGAGGTTAGCTTAATTCACATGCTTCCACCTTGGCTGGTTTTGGCGGTGGTGGGCGGAGCCACAGTTCTCAGTATTCTGGCCGGATTTTACCCTGCTTGGAGGGCTTCTAGGTTTAATGTTGTGGAGGCGTTACGTTATGACTGA
- a CDS encoding ABC transporter ATP-binding protein produces MTDILDIKGAWKTYKMGAEEINALQGVNLKIGEGSFVAVMGPSGSGKSTLLHLAGTLDLPTKGDVSIGGKKVSELSSKEQAYLRRSQIGFVFQRFNLLSQLTALENVMLPMIKPDKERAKEILDRMGLEGKYHRLPSQLSGGEQQRVAIARSLANNPILILADEPTGELDTKNSRMIMELLTELNKEGMTIIIVTHDPMAAEYAQITVQMQDGEIRE; encoded by the coding sequence ATGACTGATATACTGGACATTAAAGGGGCATGGAAAACTTATAAGATGGGTGCTGAGGAAATAAATGCCCTTCAGGGAGTAAACCTTAAAATAGGTGAAGGTAGTTTCGTGGCAGTCATGGGGCCTTCTGGTTCAGGTAAGTCTACCCTCCTTCACCTAGCGGGCACACTTGACTTGCCAACCAAGGGGGATGTTTCCATAGGTGGGAAAAAAGTCAGCGAACTCTCCAGCAAAGAACAAGCTTATTTAAGGAGATCCCAGATAGGATTCGTATTCCAACGCTTTAATCTGCTTTCGCAGTTAACTGCCTTGGAAAATGTTATGCTGCCAATGATTAAACCGGATAAAGAAAGGGCTAAGGAAATATTAGATCGGATGGGTTTGGAGGGAAAATACCATCGTTTACCTTCACAATTATCCGGTGGGGAGCAACAAAGAGTGGCCATAGCCAGATCATTGGCTAACAACCCAATTTTGATCTTGGCTGACGAACCCACTGGTGAACTGGACACCAAAAACAGTAGGATGATCATGGAACTATTAACCGAACTTAACAAGGAAGGCATGACTATAATTATAGTAACCCACGACCCAATGGCGGCAGAATACGCCCAAATAACTGTTCAAATGCAGGATGGGGAGATACGGGAGTAA
- a CDS encoding ABC transporter permease, with translation MNVPTNIKKIIALARKESRDILQNKIYLLVVFVQIFIILGAVGLVVAAAVASDPALMDESGITSALTIGLPTDLKGSSLAKYLEDEKITLKYYKTTEDAKPFLGAELVAIVDLSDSGKVVVQVDNSNVFYPVTSSKINNAVNNYNTETALKKVGLNESQVKVIQNPVKFQIIKINQDKEVPLILDNAYFVELIYGFIIPFILLLPFFLASNIVTDSVVGEKERKTFEVLLMTPLSSYMVIIGKTFPILLFSLIQSLTWMGFLNLLKVPIYNPVLLALVLFFMGLGFIGIGILISMLVDSTKEANSAITLVLVFATFILFVPLFVKSGVFQGIFNFIPTVLMVKLASTPTIKPEIMLYILPTLIISFLIFLGTVRSFKHERAIRL, from the coding sequence ATGAACGTCCCAACGAACATCAAAAAAATAATTGCCTTGGCTAGGAAAGAATCCCGAGACATCCTTCAAAACAAGATATACCTCTTGGTTGTTTTTGTTCAGATTTTCATAATCTTGGGTGCTGTGGGTCTGGTGGTGGCAGCAGCAGTGGCCAGTGATCCTGCACTAATGGATGAGTCGGGAATAACTTCAGCCCTAACCATAGGTTTGCCTACAGATTTAAAGGGATCTTCTTTGGCAAAATACTTGGAAGATGAGAAAATAACCCTGAAATATTATAAAACCACTGAGGATGCCAAACCGTTCTTAGGGGCTGAATTAGTGGCAATAGTTGATCTTTCTGATTCGGGAAAAGTTGTGGTACAAGTGGATAATTCAAATGTTTTTTATCCAGTAACATCTAGCAAGATCAACAATGCAGTGAACAATTATAACACTGAAACAGCATTAAAAAAAGTAGGGTTAAACGAAAGCCAAGTAAAAGTCATTCAAAACCCAGTGAAATTCCAGATAATTAAAATCAACCAGGATAAAGAAGTTCCACTAATACTGGACAATGCATACTTTGTGGAATTAATTTATGGTTTTATAATACCATTCATTTTGCTATTACCCTTTTTCCTAGCCAGTAACATTGTCACTGACAGTGTTGTTGGCGAAAAAGAGAGAAAAACCTTCGAAGTCTTATTAATGACTCCATTATCCAGTTATATGGTTATAATTGGTAAAACATTTCCTATATTGTTATTTTCACTTATACAAAGCCTTACATGGATGGGATTTCTCAATCTTCTAAAGGTTCCCATTTACAATCCTGTACTTCTAGCTTTAGTTTTATTCTTCATGGGCTTGGGCTTTATAGGTATTGGGATCTTAATATCCATGTTGGTGGACAGCACCAAAGAGGCCAACTCTGCCATAACATTGGTACTTGTATTTGCAACCTTTATCTTGTTTGTACCACTTTTCGTTAAATCAGGCGTTTTCCAGGGAATTTTCAACTTTATTCCAACGGTTTTAATGGTGAAACTGGCATCAACTCCCACCATTAAACCAGAAATCATGCTTTACATCTTACCAACCCTCATAATCTCTTTTTTAATTTTTTTGGGAACAGTAAGATCGTTTAAACATGAAAGGGCTATAAGATTATAA
- a CDS encoding phosphatidate cytidylyltransferase has protein sequence MQKELWRQLIHASGVFIVVLSYFLPPNLLIILCIAILAFVEMVFRLDHYYNIPIFSTILRVTKRKHDERGFVYFFIGIIITLYFFQFNMAIANAAILILLLGDSASTLIGKRFGKIKLPFQSHKTLEGSLTFLIVGFIVSLTQLPVIPAFVGAMAGTLTEAYIPVDDNVPIPLVSAFVMSLAIYLL, from the coding sequence ATGCAAAAAGAACTTTGGAGACAACTGATACATGCATCAGGAGTCTTCATCGTTGTATTAAGTTATTTCTTACCCCCAAATCTCCTGATTATCCTCTGCATAGCCATCTTAGCCTTTGTGGAGATGGTTTTCCGATTGGACCACTACTACAATATACCCATTTTTTCAACTATTCTAAGGGTTACAAAACGCAAACATGACGAAAGAGGATTTGTATACTTTTTCATCGGCATCATCATCACCCTCTACTTTTTCCAGTTCAACATGGCCATTGCTAATGCTGCCATACTAATACTCCTATTAGGAGATTCAGCATCAACTCTCATTGGTAAAAGGTTTGGTAAAATTAAACTTCCCTTTCAGTCCCATAAAACATTGGAAGGGAGTTTAACCTTCTTGATAGTAGGATTCATAGTTTCCCTCACACAATTACCTGTTATTCCCGCATTTGTTGGTGCAATGGCTGGAACTTTGACTGAAGCTTACATTCCAGTTGATGATAACGTGCCCATACCTCTTGTATCCGCATTTGTAATGAGTTTGGCAATATACCTTCTATGA
- the purL gene encoding phosphoribosylformylglycinamidine synthase subunit PurL produces MTLSDTEMEFIEEELGRKPNPLEYGMLDIMFSEHCSYKSSRPILKLFPTEGKKVIIGPGDDAGIVELTDDLALVMGMESHNHPSAIEPYGGAGTGIGGIIRDIISMGARPVALLDSLRFGPMEDQRSRYIFEYVVKGISDYGNRVGIPTVGGEVEFDDNFKFNPLVNVVCAGIVHKDEIVQGIAPNVGDVFVLMGGRTGRDGIHGVTFASEELTSESELESRPAVQVADPFTKKQVMEATFEALEKVNVQGLKDLGGGGLTCCISEMADKGGNGALMELTNVPLREKGMTPYEIMLSESQERMVFVVHRQDVDSLVQIFDKHELTYSVIGQVTNTGRMVVTQEGEVLADLPTELLANPPIIQRDAKKPVKKEKYVEIEDGAVDKSLLKLISSPNIASKRWVYRQYDHEVQIRTVIKPGDDAAVLRVDDDIAFTLTSDCNSIHCYLDPYHGGAGAVAEAIRNVVSMGSEPLCMVDCLNFGNPEKPEVFWQFSECVKGMADVAKKFQLPVTSGNVSFYNETEGITVNPSPAVGVAGIMDLDNIRTMDFKNDNDKIILIGNTHREMDGSEYHKAIHGLVQGNAPKVNIEEEYASAQAVLDIIQGDENESVTAVHDLSAGGLGVGLAEMAIKGDIGATVDLLNVPGAEGLSASEILFSETHARYLITVTPEKSEEILGNLKEKNVPAAIIGFVGGDSLKISYAENDIKISVSELANSYQGVIEKFMA; encoded by the coding sequence ATGACTTTATCTGACACAGAAATGGAATTCATCGAAGAAGAGTTAGGTAGGAAACCTAATCCCCTGGAATATGGTATGCTGGACATAATGTTCTCTGAACATTGTTCTTACAAAAGTAGCAGACCTATCCTGAAATTATTCCCCACTGAGGGCAAAAAAGTCATAATAGGCCCTGGAGATGATGCAGGTATCGTGGAACTAACTGATGATCTGGCCTTGGTGATGGGGATGGAAAGTCACAACCACCCCTCGGCAATAGAACCCTATGGAGGTGCTGGGACAGGAATTGGAGGTATTATTAGGGATATAATATCCATGGGAGCTAGGCCTGTTGCTTTGTTAGATTCCCTCCGTTTCGGCCCCATGGAAGATCAAAGGTCACGTTACATTTTTGAATATGTGGTTAAAGGGATCTCAGACTATGGAAACAGGGTTGGAATACCAACTGTTGGTGGAGAAGTTGAATTTGACGATAATTTTAAATTTAACCCGCTGGTAAACGTGGTTTGTGCAGGGATTGTTCATAAAGATGAAATTGTTCAAGGCATAGCCCCCAATGTTGGTGATGTCTTCGTTTTAATGGGTGGTCGCACTGGAAGGGATGGAATACATGGTGTTACTTTTGCTTCTGAAGAACTCACCTCTGAATCAGAACTGGAAAGCAGACCTGCAGTGCAAGTGGCTGATCCCTTTACTAAAAAACAAGTAATGGAAGCCACTTTTGAGGCTTTGGAAAAGGTTAACGTGCAAGGATTGAAGGATTTAGGTGGAGGAGGGCTCACTTGTTGTATTTCAGAAATGGCTGATAAAGGGGGGAATGGTGCCCTAATGGAGTTGACCAATGTACCATTAAGGGAGAAGGGAATGACCCCTTATGAAATTATGTTATCTGAATCACAGGAAAGGATGGTTTTTGTGGTTCATCGTCAAGATGTAGATAGCTTGGTGCAAATATTTGACAAGCATGAGTTAACTTATTCAGTGATTGGCCAAGTAACCAACACCGGACGCATGGTGGTAACCCAAGAAGGAGAAGTTTTAGCAGATTTACCCACCGAATTACTGGCAAATCCACCCATAATACAACGTGACGCCAAAAAACCTGTTAAAAAAGAAAAATATGTGGAAATAGAAGATGGAGCTGTTGATAAATCCTTATTGAAATTAATTTCCAGCCCAAATATTGCCAGTAAGAGATGGGTTTACAGGCAGTACGACCACGAAGTGCAGATTCGAACAGTCATAAAACCCGGAGATGATGCTGCAGTCTTACGAGTAGATGATGATATAGCCTTCACCCTAACCAGTGATTGTAACAGCATCCATTGTTATCTGGACCCCTACCATGGTGGAGCTGGAGCTGTGGCTGAAGCAATACGCAATGTTGTATCCATGGGCTCAGAACCACTCTGCATGGTGGACTGCCTTAATTTTGGTAATCCTGAAAAACCAGAAGTATTCTGGCAATTTTCCGAATGCGTTAAAGGTATGGCAGATGTTGCCAAAAAGTTCCAATTACCCGTAACCAGTGGAAACGTGAGTTTCTACAATGAAACCGAAGGAATAACCGTGAACCCATCCCCAGCGGTGGGTGTGGCGGGAATCATGGACTTGGACAATATCCGGACTATGGATTTCAAGAATGATAACGATAAGATCATCCTTATTGGAAACACTCATCGAGAAATGGATGGATCCGAATACCATAAAGCCATTCACGGATTGGTACAGGGAAATGCTCCCAAAGTAAATATTGAAGAGGAGTATGCATCTGCCCAAGCTGTTCTTGACATTATTCAGGGTGACGAAAATGAATCAGTTACCGCGGTACATGATCTTTCTGCAGGAGGATTAGGTGTTGGTTTGGCAGAAATGGCAATTAAAGGAGATATTGGCGCCACTGTAGATCTATTGAATGTTCCTGGAGCTGAAGGCCTTTCAGCGTCTGAAATACTCTTTTCTGAAACCCATGCCCGTTACCTTATAACAGTGACACCAGAAAAATCAGAAGAAATTTTAGGTAATTTGAAAGAAAAAAATGTTCCAGCAGCAATTATAGGATTTGTTGGCGGTGATTCTCTCAAAATATCCTACGCTGAAAATGATATTAAAATTAGTGTGTCAGAGCTTGCTAATTCTTATCAGGGAGTAATAGAAAAATTCATGGCCTGA
- a CDS encoding isoleucine--tRNA ligase, with product MAIKEAPRSYQSLVIEEKIQKFWDQNQIYQHTKELRQDQPKFSFLDGPPYCSGRIHLGTAWNKIIKDSFLRFKSMSGFNVRRQAGWDTHGLPIEHKVEGILGLKSKKEIETKVGIENFVNKCKKFALENQALMTKQFEMLGVWMDWDNPYITLDNKYMESCWWTLKRAHEKKLLVNDQRVITWCPRCETALALAEIDYENKEDPSIYVKFPLKGKKKEFILVWTTTPWTLPANLAVCVHPDFDYVYVKSEASEEVYLLAEALVESTFPDQEYQILKRVKGSDLEGIEYEHPLPGEIPFHKNFEHRILSGKHVTLTEGTGCVHTAPGHGPDDFEIGKKYGLPIFCPVDEAGIFTSEAGKYEGKFVKDADDNIMADLEVHQLLYKKTTIDHRYGFCWRCKTPIIYLATKQWFLKITSIKNQMLSELDNVEWIPSWAGESRFRNWIENARDWTISRQRYWGIPIPIWLCEDCEKIEVVGSIQELREKIVEGTLEGDFIHRPHVDEIKLGCSCGGKMQRTPDVLDVWIDSGVAGWAALYYPQEKEMFEEWYPYQFITEGHDQTRGWFYSQMGCGVIALDSVPYQRVLMHGFTLDEEGKKMSKSLGNVVEPDEVIEKYGADILRFYLLWGNKPWDDLKFNWEEVGTVNKMFNILWNVYVFSTTYMSLDEFNPTLYNPDDLKFRDEDRWITSRINSVALEVTNALDSLHLHKATRSLNHFILEDLSRWYVRLIRGRTWVEKEDPDKLGAYFTLYHVLKKLITILAPIAPYITEEIYQNMVLGVEEDAPESVHMLDWEVDEEAIDQDLEDNMVILRDIIEACAHARDIARYKLRWPVREIIIVSDDPRVMKSTSELQDILLEQANAKKYTSSAEFKDLKIIAAPNMKTLGPKLRSDVPKVASYLSSTNGADVIAELESNGEYLVELDDITIVLEEGDVLFETELPDNVVSAEFSGGSVFVDTELTPDILSEAMSRELIRRIQDMRKDLDLDVEANIDVYVDCSPEFRKMVEPHLNFVSHEVRAHNLLFDSVDGDYSKKWNIEKHELSIGILKS from the coding sequence ATGGCAATAAAGGAAGCCCCACGATCATACCAGTCCCTGGTCATTGAGGAAAAAATACAGAAATTCTGGGATCAAAACCAGATATACCAGCATACCAAAGAGTTAAGGCAAGACCAGCCTAAATTTTCTTTTTTAGATGGGCCACCGTATTGCAGCGGACGGATCCATTTGGGAACTGCATGGAACAAAATCATCAAGGACAGTTTCCTGCGTTTCAAATCAATGTCAGGTTTCAATGTCCGTAGACAAGCCGGATGGGACACCCATGGACTGCCTATTGAGCATAAAGTAGAGGGAATTCTAGGTTTAAAGAGTAAAAAGGAAATCGAAACCAAGGTAGGTATTGAAAATTTCGTTAATAAATGTAAAAAGTTTGCTCTTGAAAACCAAGCCCTCATGACCAAACAATTTGAAATGTTGGGTGTTTGGATGGATTGGGATAATCCATATATAACTCTCGACAATAAGTACATGGAAAGTTGTTGGTGGACGCTTAAACGTGCTCATGAAAAGAAACTCCTTGTTAACGACCAGCGAGTTATTACATGGTGCCCCCGATGTGAAACTGCCTTGGCACTAGCTGAAATCGACTATGAAAATAAGGAAGACCCATCCATATATGTTAAATTCCCTTTAAAAGGTAAAAAAAAGGAATTCATCTTAGTGTGGACCACTACCCCCTGGACACTGCCTGCCAATTTAGCGGTTTGTGTGCATCCTGATTTTGATTATGTATATGTGAAATCTGAAGCAAGTGAAGAAGTCTATCTTCTGGCCGAAGCATTAGTGGAATCCACATTCCCTGATCAGGAATACCAAATTTTAAAAAGGGTTAAAGGCAGCGACCTGGAAGGAATAGAATACGAACACCCCCTTCCTGGAGAAATACCCTTCCATAAGAATTTTGAACATAGGATTTTATCCGGTAAACACGTTACTCTTACCGAAGGAACAGGATGTGTTCACACTGCACCCGGACACGGGCCTGATGACTTTGAAATAGGTAAAAAATATGGACTGCCCATTTTCTGTCCTGTAGACGAGGCAGGAATATTCACAAGTGAAGCAGGAAAATATGAGGGAAAGTTCGTTAAAGACGCTGATGATAATATAATGGCTGATCTGGAAGTCCATCAACTTTTATATAAGAAAACTACTATTGATCACCGATATGGGTTCTGTTGGAGGTGTAAAACCCCTATAATATATTTGGCCACTAAACAGTGGTTTTTGAAGATCACTTCCATAAAAAACCAGATGCTAAGCGAACTAGACAATGTTGAATGGATTCCGTCTTGGGCTGGTGAAAGCAGATTCAGGAACTGGATCGAAAATGCGCGGGATTGGACCATCTCTAGACAACGCTACTGGGGAATACCCATACCTATCTGGCTTTGTGAAGATTGTGAAAAAATAGAAGTAGTTGGATCCATCCAAGAACTACGCGAAAAAATTGTGGAAGGCACGTTAGAGGGTGATTTCATTCATCGCCCCCATGTTGATGAAATAAAGTTGGGTTGCTCATGCGGAGGTAAAATGCAGCGTACACCCGATGTTTTAGATGTGTGGATCGATTCTGGAGTGGCTGGATGGGCTGCTTTATATTATCCTCAGGAAAAGGAAATGTTCGAGGAGTGGTATCCTTACCAGTTTATCACTGAAGGACATGACCAGACTAGGGGATGGTTTTACTCCCAGATGGGATGTGGAGTGATTGCCCTGGATAGTGTGCCTTATCAAAGAGTTTTGATGCATGGTTTCACCCTAGATGAAGAGGGTAAGAAGATGAGCAAATCTTTGGGCAACGTGGTAGAGCCTGATGAAGTTATTGAAAAATATGGAGCCGATATTCTACGTTTCTACTTACTGTGGGGGAATAAACCATGGGATGACCTGAAATTTAACTGGGAAGAAGTTGGAACGGTGAATAAGATGTTTAACATTCTTTGGAATGTTTATGTCTTCAGCACAACCTACATGTCACTCGATGAATTTAACCCCACCCTTTACAACCCTGATGATCTTAAATTCCGTGATGAGGACCGATGGATCACGTCACGAATAAATTCAGTAGCTCTTGAAGTTACTAATGCACTTGATTCCCTGCATCTTCATAAAGCCACCCGCAGTCTCAACCACTTCATACTTGAGGATCTGAGTCGTTGGTATGTGCGCCTAATTAGAGGGCGAACATGGGTGGAAAAAGAAGATCCGGATAAATTAGGTGCATATTTCACACTTTACCATGTTCTTAAGAAATTGATTACTATTTTAGCACCCATAGCACCATATATAACTGAAGAAATCTATCAAAACATGGTTCTTGGTGTGGAAGAAGATGCCCCTGAAAGTGTGCATATGCTGGACTGGGAAGTTGATGAAGAAGCTATAGATCAGGATCTGGAAGATAATATGGTTATTTTACGGGATATTATAGAAGCATGTGCTCATGCCAGGGATATAGCCCGTTACAAGTTGCGATGGCCTGTGCGTGAAATTATTATTGTTTCCGATGACCCCCGAGTAATGAAATCTACATCAGAACTTCAGGATATTTTGTTAGAACAAGCTAATGCCAAAAAATACACTTCATCAGCCGAATTCAAAGACTTAAAAATCATTGCTGCCCCTAATATGAAGACATTGGGGCCTAAATTACGCAGTGATGTTCCAAAAGTCGCTTCATACTTGTCATCCACTAATGGTGCAGATGTAATTGCTGAACTTGAGTCAAATGGCGAATATTTGGTGGAACTTGATGATATTACAATTGTTTTGGAAGAGGGAGATGTATTGTTTGAAACTGAACTTCCAGATAATGTGGTGAGTGCTGAGTTTAGTGGAGGAAGTGTGTTTGTTGACACCGAACTTACTCCAGATATACTCTCTGAAGCCATGTCCCGGGAACTAATTAGAAGGATTCAGGACATGCGAAAAGATTTGGACTTGGACGTCGAGGCTAATATTGATGTTTATGTGGACTGCAGTCCAGAATTTAGAAAAATGGTAGAACCACACCTTAATTTTGTCTCTCATGAGGTTAGAGCCCATAACTTATTGTTTGACTCAGTGGATGGAGATTACAGTAAAAAATGGAATATTGAAAAACATGAGTTATCTATCGGTATATTAAAGTCATGA
- a CDS encoding methionine adenosyltransferase codes for MRNIIVEELIQKPIEEQEIEIVERKGIGHPDSISDGIAESVSRELCNAYIDYFGGVLHHNTDEVQITAGESSPVFGGGEIITPMDILLTGRGVPEYEGKKIGIDRIAISAAKKYLNDSLINLDVETCTVVECKIGHGSGDLVNVFGREGIPASNDTSFGVGFAPFSETESMVLAIEELLNSKKFKKKYPQVGEDIKVMGLRDHDKITLTVAVAMISKHVDCVETYMDIKKELNDIITKLAMEYTNREVSTYINTGDNTGSKTEEGYYLTVTGTSAEMGDDGSVGRGNRANGLITPNRPMSMEATSGKNPINHVGKIYNLLSNKIADDIVKEVEGVNQVHMMILSQIGSPIDKPRAASAQLILEKGYEMNKVKNEVQGVMDSWLADINKITEMLIQGKLRTF; via the coding sequence ATGAGAAATATTATTGTTGAAGAACTTATTCAGAAGCCCATTGAAGAGCAAGAAATAGAAATTGTGGAAAGGAAGGGTATTGGACATCCTGACAGTATCAGTGACGGAATAGCAGAATCAGTTAGCCGTGAGCTGTGCAACGCTTATATTGATTATTTTGGGGGTGTCCTCCACCACAACACTGATGAAGTGCAAATAACCGCTGGAGAATCATCTCCCGTATTCGGAGGAGGTGAAATAATAACACCCATGGATATCCTCCTCACTGGTCGCGGTGTTCCTGAATATGAAGGTAAAAAAATAGGCATTGACAGAATAGCTATAAGTGCGGCAAAAAAATATCTTAACGATTCTTTGATAAATCTGGATGTGGAAACTTGCACTGTGGTAGAATGTAAGATAGGCCATGGATCGGGAGACTTGGTTAATGTTTTTGGAAGAGAAGGAATACCTGCTTCTAATGACACTTCCTTTGGAGTTGGTTTTGCCCCATTTTCTGAGACAGAAAGCATGGTTCTGGCCATTGAAGAACTTTTAAACTCCAAAAAATTCAAGAAAAAATATCCACAAGTGGGTGAGGATATTAAAGTAATGGGTCTTAGGGACCATGATAAAATCACCCTTACTGTTGCAGTTGCCATGATATCGAAGCACGTTGATTGTGTAGAAACTTATATGGACATCAAAAAAGAGCTTAATGATATTATAACTAAGTTGGCCATGGAATACACCAACCGCGAAGTAAGCACCTACATTAACACTGGAGACAACACTGGAAGTAAAACCGAGGAGGGTTATTACCTCACTGTAACCGGTACTTCGGCAGAAATGGGTGATGACGGATCTGTAGGTCGGGGAAACCGGGCAAACGGACTTATAACTCCCAATAGGCCCATGTCAATGGAAGCAACCTCTGGAAAAAACCCCATCAACCATGTTGGGAAAATATATAACCTTTTATCAAATAAAATAGCTGATGACATTGTGAAAGAAGTTGAAGGAGTTAACCAAGTACATATGATGATTTTAAGCCAGATAGGCTCCCCTATTGACAAGCCCAGAGCGGCAAGTGCTCAACTGATTCTTGAAAAAGGTTATGAGATGAACAAAGTAAAAAATGAAGTTCAGGGAGTAATGGACTCTTGGTTGGCTGATATCAACAAAATAACAGAAATGTTGATTCAGGGTAAACTAAGAACCTTTTAA
- a CDS encoding DUF192 domain-containing protein: MSYVFIVNKTKGSNLGNADVADSFFSRFKGLMMVKSLKRGLILKLPSQRSRRASGIHMFFMRIPLDIIFTDSEKKVVDKVTLDPWATYTPIAPAKYIIELEKGKLAESNTEIGDELDFSCESL, translated from the coding sequence ATGAGTTATGTGTTTATAGTAAATAAAACTAAGGGCAGCAACTTGGGAAATGCTGATGTAGCTGACAGTTTTTTCTCTCGTTTCAAGGGATTAATGATGGTAAAAAGCCTTAAAAGGGGACTTATATTAAAATTACCTTCACAAAGGAGTAGGAGGGCTTCAGGTATACACATGTTCTTTATGCGCATTCCTTTGGATATTATTTTCACAGATTCTGAAAAAAAAGTGGTTGATAAGGTTACTCTTGACCCTTGGGCAACTTACACGCCAATTGCACCAGCTAAATATATTATAGAACTGGAAAAAGGAAAATTAGCAGAATCTAACACTGAAATAGGTGATGAACTTGATTTCTCTTGTGAATCATTATAA
- a CDS encoding HEAT repeat domain-containing protein, whose translation MADEHKRIDFLLERLKSDDWSVREDAAELLGEVGEPNAVEPLIEALQDEDWHVREAAALSLAIFEDERSVMPLVKLMSDEKCSVRYGSAISLAMVGDERAIGALEKATNDENPVVRKVAKIAIKEVKNRLKRN comes from the coding sequence TTGGCTGATGAACATAAAAGAATTGATTTCCTGTTAGAAAGACTAAAAAGTGATGATTGGAGTGTTCGAGAGGATGCTGCTGAACTTTTAGGAGAAGTTGGAGAACCTAACGCTGTTGAACCGCTGATCGAAGCCCTTCAAGATGAAGATTGGCATGTTAGGGAGGCTGCAGCACTTTCTCTGGCAATTTTTGAGGATGAACGGAGCGTTATGCCGCTTGTAAAACTAATGAGTGATGAAAAATGCAGTGTGAGGTATGGTTCTGCCATTAGTCTTGCCATGGTAGGTGATGAGCGTGCAATTGGAGCGTTGGAGAAAGCAACTAATGATGAAAATCCAGTGGTCAGGAAAGTAGCCAAAATTGCCATTAAAGAAGTTAAAAATCGTTTGAAAAGAAATTAA